Within the Sylvia atricapilla isolate bSylAtr1 chromosome 10, bSylAtr1.pri, whole genome shotgun sequence genome, the region GTAATAACTACCTTTCTATAAAATTAAGCCTCCATATTTTTAGGAGCATTTTAAGTGTTTactataaaattttattatatattaaacTTAATTACCCAAATTAAATTCTCAATTATTGTACCTATGCAGGCTGTTTCATTCTTTGCTTCAGTAATGCCAGATAGTATAGTGATTCGATTGtagttttaaattttgattgCATTTATTCAGGTATTTCAAGCTGGTAGTAAACTAATGATAGAACCTGGTTAAGCTTTAGTATTACTGTCAGCAACCATGCAGGCTCTGTACTGCCAATCACGGCTGGCAACACACTCTGGGAGTTTTTGGAAGAAAGACAGCAGTGTTCAAACAATTGGGACTGTCTGCTAGGTCCTAATGTTGAATCAAAAGCAGATTTCCATTTTGAAGCCAAATCTTCCTCAAAACCAGGTTTTCATAGATGAAAACATTACATTACCttggggggaaagggaaaggataCAATAAGAAATTTTAAGGCAAATCAGCCCTATAGTTTGCCAAGTATATGACTGCTGacaattaatttcatttatgcACTTATGGAACATCTTTTACATTCTTATATTCAGCATAATAACCTCCTCCCCCCATGCCCTGAGTCTCCACAGTaccaaaccaccaaaataaGAAGTTACATTTTCACTCTTTTGATTTGAAATCTGAGTTCCCTGTTACTCCAAACAGTGTAGCAGGCATGTATTTTCTGGTAAACTCACTGATGAGCTCTGATAGCCCTACAAATAATACAAACAGAATTCACTGCAAAGATATGCCCCTTTCAGAGACCACTTCGTTTATTCCTTGCAGTAGCTGAAAAATCCAGGCATGAAATCATGTTTTCCAGCTATGCTTTTTGTCATATTTATGGTCTCTTTGGTAAAATCAAAGGAATGCACTTCTGTGTAATGGGGCATAGTTTGAATGGGGCACAGTAACCATCACACCATAAAATTTAGAGTTGGGCTGCTTGATTACAAAAGCATGTCCTCACTCCAGCCTTTGCACAATGCAGCTGTTTAAATCACTGAGAGTTTAAAATTGGAGTCACTTGAGAACTAAAATTGCATGTGATGGCAAAATGGAAGAGGATATTAAGTTTGGGCTGCCAATTTCAGAGCAATTTCTAGAAGTCTGAGAGCTTACTGATAAAATTATGAGATGAAGAACATGCAGCAATCATTAAACTCCTTTCCTTTTGCTTACATCATGAGATTTCTTATTGCACCATTTTATTGTGGGACTCCTTGGATTTAGAAACAGGTATCAACAAACGAGAACAGGGTAATCAGATTTTTGATGAATGGAGCCTTTAACTCCTGTTGGTTTTCTCCTGAGACATGCTCTCAGCTACTGCTCACTGGAACATGAATGAATGTTCATTTATTACTGTGTTGGACAAAATCTTGCAATCCCTGCTTGGTTTAAAAATGCTCATGATGTGACAATCCCATGTAAATTTTCAAGTACAATATGCTATAATGCAATGACCACCCTCCTTTTCCTTAAGGAGATGAGCCTGGAGAATGCTCCTGGGacacctcactgcagccttccagtattGGAAGGGAGCTTATAAAAAAGGTGGAGAAACTTTTCACACAGGCAGAGAGTGCTGGGAATGGTTTTAagctaaaagaggagagatttagatttgatgttaggaagaaattcttctcctAGAATTCTTCTCCAAGGAGGGTGGTGGGCACTGGCAGATTCCTTGGAGAAGctgtccaagggcaggttggattGGGGacctgagcaacctggtctagtgcaaagtgtccctgcccatggcagggagttggagctagatgatatttaaggtctCTTCAACCAAGTAATTTATGAGTTGATGCTGAGGAAGATTTGTACCATGGCTTAGTTTGGACAGTGGAGTCATCTCTGCTCACACCACCTCTGAAGGTGGATGGAGAGCTGGCCAATCCCCACTTCATTTCGCTCCTCTGGGAGCATGTGACAGAAAGAGAGGGAGGTGACACCTCACCAGACACTCTGAGTTACAATAATTGCATTGTTATAACAAACTACAGGGGCTACTTTTTCCCTTGTATTTTTCATACTCTTGCACAGAAGCACCCAAACCATGTGAGCTGCCAAAGATACTCAGGATAACATGTGACTCATTAAAACTCAATAAATGCAGGTTTAATAGcatgcttttgctgcttttcctaatTTCAAATACTAAATAACCCTATATCCTTTTCTCAGGgtaattccttgttttccagaaaagggaattttaaaaagagagaagaccACGCTTCCCCACCCAAATATTACATACTGAAAacataataatttatttttaccacaaatctgtaagaaaaatgctgtgattATCAGAGGTAATGCTAAATCACTGTCTCCTCAGGATGACATCTCAGAGGTCTCCAGATTTCATATCCAAGCATCAGTTATCTCCCATGCAGGGCGGTTTCTGCAGAGCAAAGGCCAGTGCAGAATCTGTCCTCCACTGTTTCCTGAAGCCACTCACACACTTTCCACAGGAAATGCAGTTTAAGGATTAGCAGACACCATGGTAAGTCTGCTCCTTCTGGTTTTCCTATACTAATAAACCCTCAGCCCTGTTGCCAACAAAATGTCAGTAAATTCAACAGCTTCCAAAACCCTGTGATAACTGTGGGGCATCTGcaacagcacagggatgagcagAGCAATCCTCCTTTACAACCTCAAAActgttttatttggaaatgaaGTGGAAAGCCATTGCTGAACCAGAGCATCACACGGAAATGAGAGTACaacacttctttcttttcagctgttaAACGgttgtagaatttttttccacattcgCAGCTATTATCTTTCTCCTTTCTATTGAATCTGGGCTTAGAGTATTTCAGATCATTTTGATTCCCACCTGCATGAAATTTACACACATCTTGCATGGTCTGACATCACTTAATCTGCAAGATTAGAGTTAATTCTCTGTTTTACCTGATTAACTCCACTGAACTGATCACACTTGCTTCTCTCTCTGGCTAAGATGCACACAGCTGCTCATCTAAAGCATACAAATTATCTCATAGCCTAGTTATGCTGCTGACACAAGGTCATGAAAAATGTGCCAACAAAACAGAATCCCCAGTGCTCCAGCAGACAACAACGAACCTCATATTTCACTATAACTTGGCAATTAAGTTGGAAGAAATACCTCGGGAGAGGAGCCATTCTCCAGGATCTCAAGCAGAACAAAGCACTGCTGCTGAATTAGCTGAGACCCACTGCAGCGTGCAGGCAAAATGTGAACCACGCTGAAATGCTCTGTTCTTAACCTTTATAATGGCATAAATTAGGATTCCTGTAAGTAAGGCACAGGGACTGCTGGGATCTGTTGCACGAAACTGTGCTCAGCACGGCTCAGCATCACTTCCTCCCCCTGCAAACAgctgcagtgccaccagcctGCCAGGCACCCAGCCTGTGGCTTGGCTGTCCTGTGGGAGCACCCCACAGCCAGGGTGacaggggacagctctgtgggagcaccccacagccagcagtgacagggatgTCCCTATGGCAGCaccccacagccagcagtgacagggatgtccctgcaggagcaCCCCACAGCCAGGGTGACAGGGATGTCCCTATGGCAGCACCCCACAGCCAGGgtgacagggatgtccctgtaGGAGCACCCCACAGCCAGGgtgacagggatgtccctgtgggagcaccccacagccagggtgacagggatgtccctgtgggagcaccccacagccagcagtgacagggatgtccctgtggcagcaccccacagccagggatgtccctgtggCTGTCCTGGCCCCACGTGTGTTCCCACATGCCCACTGGCACCTTTCCCCAGATGAGCCCACTGGGACCATCACCCTGACACAGAGGCATTAAGGACCTGAGGCAGGAAAGAGGTGGAAGCACCCCAGCAGAGAGCTGTAATGAATCAATTATCAAACCCTAGGCAATTAATGCCATTTAAACTTCTGCAGACTGCAGGAAGGagcctttccctctgctcagcacagcccagtgcatTACCATGCACACACTTCCACAGCACTGGTAGAGAACAATACATTTTTCTGACAGGCACACAAATTTAATCAGAGCACACTACCTGCAGAAGACACTGCGATggcccagggagcagagcagggctcatTGGAAGTGACAGCCACCTCCtcacagggacaccagggacaggcagagcaggacagccaggccagggcagagcaggggctgcagagatcccacagctccctcacACAGACCAGCCTCCAGCTCATCCCAGGTCACTGCTTTGCTACCCAGCAGCAAGGACTGCTAGAAACAGGGAAGGGAGGCACAAATGCCACTGCTCTGTGTGGTCAGAGCTTACTTGAAAAGACACAAAGAAACATACCTGGAAACCCCAGAGAAAATCAGGTCTCAACTCATTTAGGAGAGCCTGGGCAGATGTGAAGCATGGTCTATTAGTCAAGCACAGTTTCAGATTTCACCTGTTCCTGCACTGGAAGAGGTCTGACATATTTTATGGGCACAAAAATATCCCACAGTTGACCATCATCATTTAacctcatttttcctttctagaaGAGTTTCCTTTGAAGTTCCTCTGTGTATTTCATTATTGTCTTGGGATCTGGAAAAACTGTTGTTACTTGAAACCACGAGATCTGGAATCCATTAAAGATGAGACTGAGCCAGGGAGCACTGGCATGGTACTGAGCACTCAGCCACAACAATTTAACCCAactgtgcaaaaaaaccctgattaaTTATATCCTCAGTAATTATGTCTACAACTACTTCTACGCTCTAAATGAGAGGTAACTAAATTGAAATAACAAATTTGAAATAGGAATAACACACTTTTTCACATTCACATGATCTATTATCAACTGTATAAAATTACAATTCACTAAGAATGAAATCCACTCCTGTCCATCATCCTCAGAAAGTCTATATTGCCTGCAGGAAAACATACCAGCCACATGATGCATTATTCATGGGATTATGATGTTTCCtctctttccagcagcagtaAGATTTGCGGGAAAATAACAGAGAATGTAAAACACAACGCAAATCAAAGCCTAAGAGGTAAGAGTTACCACCTAGTGCTAGCTTCACATTCCAGTGGTGgaagctgggaaggagagatgctccagcctgCACAGGAACAGCCCCTGGGGAAGGGACACTGGGACCATGTGACAGGGACAGTAATCAAGAGTCACTCCTTTGCCATCAGAGCTGGGACCTTGCTGTGCCCTCCCACCTCTCCCCCAGGATTACCAGCCCATTACCAGTCCGTCCCATCCAGCACAGTCAGCATGTGCATCACACCATCACATCACATCCAACTCACCTCACAACCCTTTTCCAGAGAAGGCACCACAGCAGACACGGTAACATCCCTCCAAACACACAACAGTTTTCAGTAAATCATTGTCTCTGCTTTAACAACACTGATCTAACTACAATCCTAACTGCAGGAATTCTCACAGCACTTACAATGAACTGCAGGCACACAAGAGAAGTCTTCCCAAACGTCAAGCAAATGAAAGCAGACACTCcgtgctgcagcacagggcacagtgTCAGtgtctgtgccctgctggggtgggaggggTGACCCCCCTGGACAACCCTGCCTTTCCCCAGCCAAAAATGATCAATGGCACATTGGGAGAGAGGAAGCATTTTAATGGAGTTTAACTAAAAACTAACTTCTAAAAACACCCTGTGTCTGtttaaaattacattagaaGAAAGGTATAATGAATGTCCCTACATCCACTAAAGGATTCTCTTACTGGAAACTCTGGTCTACAGGACAACAATCATACATTTAGGTTATCACTTCCCAATTACACACAAATTAATAATTCACTGCCACAGGGGAAAATGAGCCCAACCATGTATCACTGTTAGAGCAGCGAATTGGACATGGAGTGGGATAGCTCTGGTGGCAAACAATGCATATGGTATATCAAATTTTGTATGTAGATTTAGTTTACCTCCTACTAAAAAAGGGAGAACTCTTAATAGGCAAACCATTCATCTCCAGACTAACATGCACAACTGCCTTCACACATCCATCTACTGTTACATATGTCCATCATACAGAGAATATCTAACAAGCATCATGTTTCaacatgtgtgtgtgcagataTGGATGAATATATGTACCCATACATGTGtatacagacacacagagaaccttacaattaaaataaaattcactgtGAATTCACTGACATAGAAGAGTCAAAACTTCTGAGAATAACATATTTAAAGTTTCCAAGAGACTGATAAGGGGTTGTCATTGTATCAAATGCTTCTCAATCACATACCATTTATTTGAAAGttttaggaaaattaaatgaatgtCATTGGCAAAATCCAACTGCTTTTTCATGTAAAACTGAAATCATTCACTACAGGAAAGCTAAGGAGTGGAACCAGCTGCAgagagttttgttttggggtgggttttttgttgtgtttttagttccttttttttttttaacaaaacaaaacattcagcTGCTCTTAGGGGCCTTTGAGTTtaaacatgaaagaaattactCTCTGCCTTTCTCCATCCCCCTGGGCTAAACCCCCCATGCACATCTAAGCACTTCTCATGCAATCTACGCTCACTAGTGCGGGGTGTTGCTCTCCCCATGGCACAACCATTCACTCACAGCTCCACAAAAGACTTGGTAGGAACAGAAGATATTCAGACTTCAGAGcttgaaaacagaacaaatctACTCTACATAGAGTAACAGTTTCTCTTTCTTAAGGTAGTTAGAAAAATTGTGAAAATCACCTTAACATAACCATGGTGATGTTATGCAGTGCTGTTGAGATGTAATGACCTAAATGCTCTCTACTTTTTCCACACTTCTAATAACAGATACTCGGACCCTTTCCACTCCCCCCTAGAAGCACAAGAGGGAAAGAAATCCTTTAACATGTTTTCCTGGCTGACACTGAAGGAACTCATCAACTCACAGTGGGATGCAGTGAGATCCAAAACTGGACTCTTTGTAGTTGAACAGGAAGAACTTTAGCCAACTGGAAACTACTCCTGATGGAAAActttatgatttttcttttccagcagatTAATTGAAGGAGAAGTTTAACTTGATATTTCATTCCAGTATCTACTGGCAACTGATAATCAGTGATAACTGCTATGCTAGCAATTCAGGATTGAAAGCATTTCTCCGTCTTGCAAATAGCATCACACATTTGGAATTGATAATGCAGAGAGATTTGGCCTGAATTCCAAATTATCTAAGGATCCAAACTCATGATActgattatttttcaaatctcaTGTTTTCAAAGACAAACTGAAGTTCTCATTCCCTCATATTCCCCTGCATGTTTGAACTATTAGAAAATAGTTGGTTCATGTTTCAAAGGGTCTGATTTTCTAATAAAAGGACTAGAATTTTCTCCtttatattctatttttatCGTGCAAAATTCTAGCTAGTCCACAGCCTCCAATTGCTATGGAATTATCATAGATGCCACAGTATCAAATATCTTAGGGAGAACTCCCCAACCCACTGTAAATCAGTACATCTGTAAAACtgtaaaatctgtaaaaaagaaatgtagacTGTTctatgcaagaaaataaaaatgaaaggacaacaacaaaaaccccaacaaaggGATTCTTCACTCAACCCACTCTGGCAGGTAACAGGGAGACAGTATGTTCTCAGCAGGTCCCAGCACATTAGAGGAAAgattattattaaaaatcaaatgatcatagaatcatagaattgtttaggttggaaaagatctttaagatcaCCGAGCCCAAatgttaacccagcactgccaagtctgccactaaaccatgtccttaaGCCCCGCATTTACATggcttttaaatacctccaggagtggtgactccaccacttccctgggcagcctggtccAGTGCCTGACAACCCTCCTGGGGAAGAAActttccctaatatccaatctaaacatCCCCtagcacaacttgaggccattgCCTCTCGTCCcatcacttgttacctgggaggAGAGCCCAAACCCCACTTTGCTACaacctcctgtcagggagctgtagaaAATGGTgaggtccccctgagcctcttttctccagttccctcagctgctcctccccagacttgtgctccagaccatTCCCAAttccactgcccttctctggacacactccagcacctcaatgcTGTGTAGTGAGGgacccaaaactggacacaacACTCtggaggtgcagcctcaccagcaCTGGGGGACGgtcactgccctggggctgctgccacaCCACTGCTGACAGCACTCGTGTGTAGTTGTGCTCTGGCCTGGACTGGAGGGTGAGAAAGGCAGACTGTGTCAGCCAGAAAGATCAACCCACCCCATGACAGGAGGACATCCCACTCCTCTAAGCATTTGCTCCAGAGATGGaaatcccaaacccaaaccacccacCGCAGTTCCCCATAGAGCTGGCGGGAGGCACCTCGTGAGGCTCATGTGTGTGGTGGGCTGGGAATCTCCTGTCCCTTCCACACTCCAGCAGCCCTTGGCTaagagctggggctggcagacAAACCCctctgctgtcagcaggaaCATCTGGGTGAGAGGATGGAATGAGGGATTCCATGCCACCATTCAGAGTAGCTTTGGTGGCAGAGCATCCAAACAAGTCAGGAAATTAACACACGACTACGGCtctgagcaaaagaaaataatttgtgaaaaGTCGAAGAAATTTTGCTTAATTCTGCCTCTGATCAAAAGCATTTAGCCCATACATGACTCCCCACTTCCAAGTACACactgtgagaagaaaaagagaaatcatttTTAGGCCTGTATTTGGAAACACTGGTTTGTCCAAAGATTCAGAGAAAAACTGGAAGTTGCCAGCCTGGTGGTGTATTCCCCATCCTGCCATCAAATGCCCACCTGAACCACTCTGTGATTTCTGTAAGCAAGGCAATACTGCtccctcacagcagagctcattTCAACAGGTTGGGAGGGGGTTATGTCTGCCACCTCCTGCTaagcggaaaaaaaaaaaaaaaaaaaaaaaaaaaacaaaaaacaaaaaaacaaaaaaaaaaaaaaaaaaaaaaaaaaaaaaaacccaaaaccacccaaaccaaaaaactaaaccaaacaaaaaaaaaaaatccaaccaaccaaccaaccaaaccaaaaccaaccaacctcCAACtgatcaaacaaaaaacccaaaaaaacccataataACCAACAAACCAAGCaatgaacaacaaaaaaccatCAGCCAACACACACAAGCCCCCCAGAACCAAAACCTCACAGCAATAATTAACCtaaatattgaaaagaaaataatttttaattgttaacAGCAACTCTCATGAAGACTGTTGCAataatgaaatggaaataaattcacattttcattccactaaatgaaataaacacagaactcacacacacaaaaccacagagtTTGCATTGAAAAGAGAGCTTAAAACTAACAAGGTTTaactcaaaaattttttttattattaaagtaTGAATGCATTTATGCTGGAGAACAGTTTACATACATTGTAAAGCAACAAGCATATTTTCAAGAGGTGTGGGCCCTCCTCAATACATCTCCATGCTCAGTCTACATGCTTTACCACTGGACTCACACATACACTCTCACATACaaacacagagacacaaaacacagacacagagctaTCTGCTTGGATTAGCTTTCTTTTAAGGCTTCTGTAAGGTGCCCTAGTGCCCCTAACATGACCATAATTACAAACAAAATTGTACAAAGGAGCAGCATTACTTGCAAACTATTGATCTGCTCTCAGCCTTAAAAAATATCAAGTGAAAcaagtttttcctttatttgagTTTTATTAAACATCTGCATTTAAGAAAGGCATGACTGTATATCTTATGAACCAGGAAAGATACGGGAATCTTAACATGAGGTTCTCAACCAGAACAGATGTTCAAACCTGACTCCTAAGGGAGCATTTCCTTTGATCTTTACGTGAGGCAGCCCTGTGTGGTGAGACACTGCCAGCTCCGTCCCACCAGGGTTGCTCATCCAGCAATGCAGaaagcagggacacagagctgtgcccacTGTGCTCGGATCTCCTCAGACCTGATGAGAAGTCACAGTTCAAACACTGACACACCCAAGTGTCCCTCAACTCTTCCCAGGGGGCTCCCCTCCTGCAGAGCACATCAGGGTAGGGTAATGCACAGACAGCAGGGCTGACCTGCTGAACCCCCAGCCCCCAGGGAGTATTTCTGCCCACCCCTTTTTGGTATCCTGCAGAACATAGTCTGAAACTGCAACTACTGGTGTTGGGTGAAAGATGTGGCAGCAGGTATATTAAGAAAATAGGtacaatgaataaaataaaggatAGCATATGATATAATGTGTACATACAagcatctttcatttttttatctgtgaaaTGTGAATTAACTGCAGAATGCCAGGCCATTAGTCTAACAGGCTATGTATGGCTGTCTTAGCCTAGGTATGGTCAAAGGATTTGTGTGATGTATCAAGGGGAAAGATCCTTCGGGAACCATTAGGGCTTTCCAGGCCTACTTGCTCTTGTGCACCAGCATCAGCCCACAGCTAGGAATGCCAGAGAAGCAACTAACAAAATTGCCTGACCAGTCTTTGAAGACAAACAGGAATGGCTGTACTTCATGGTATGCACCTGAACTACAGAGACGAGAAAGGGACAGTGATGGGTGGGTGACAGAGGTGAGGGAGGGGGATCTTTTCCTCACTTTTACAACAGCAGCAAATTTCAATGCAATTTCAACGTAATTACTTTAATGATGCGTATTTGTAGGTACCAAATTGCTCTTCTGATTTAAAAAGCTGGTCAGACAAGTGTTTGGCAGTCCTTTCATTACCCAGTTTCAATTGTTGCTTATTCATCTATCAGCTCTCATTCCCTAAGCCATTTCTGCCTTTGTTGAACCGCCAGTGAGTCCAGTCAGCCATCGTCAGATTCAAATTCATGAGACACTTCCTCCGATGAGCTGTTCCTGTGGATCCGGCCATCgcttttcatgctgtgaaaaGTCTTCTTAAAGGCCTCCATCATGGCATGGGCCAGCTTCTTGGCCTCCAGCTTGCTCTCACACTCCACAGCGTGGCAGTCCATCTGGTAGGACAGGTCATCGTTGATCTCCCGATAGACCCAAGCGAAGATGTTTGGGCTGACGTTGTGGTCAGCAGTGCAGTAGGCTATACGTGCTACCTGGAAGGTATCCATGTGCACTGTCGCCTCCCCTTTGAGGTCCAGATGATGCAGCCAGACTTGGAAAGGGCGAATTTCCAGCAGGGCATTAGCTGGGTAAACATCCTCCCTGGTGAGCGTGTGCTTCTTCCACAATTCAATCACTGGTTTTTCCGTGCAGCCTGACAAAAACTGCATCCCTGTTGTGGAAACCTTACCCAAATATGTAACCTGCAAAGAAGAGCAAAGATATGTGAAAACACAGAGAGCAGACTCTGGTGGTACTTTCTGCCATCCCGGGGAGTTtcactgggaaaataaaagcacacaCAACTTCCCGCCGCAAACTCCCCAATTTCTGCATCATTTTCAGTAAAACAGTTTTCAAACTGCTTtccaaatatttgcttttgcGGATGCTGACTTCACTGTTCAAACCCAGAGATTAAAAATGCCCAAGTGTCCGAGTTTCAAGGCATTCCACTTTCTTCACCTCCCTAAAAAGCCCAGCTTCAGAGCCCATGACTACCCCATAGCTCATCTTAGCAAGTCCAAGTGCCATTGGAGCAGGTCCCAGGCAGCTGTGATGCAAAccaccttttttccttcatactTTATTCAGATGATTTATTTGTATAATACTTCAAACATTAGTATTGAGGAGATGGAGACATTCTCAGTTTGATAATGCAAGGCTGCAGGGAGTCAGAAAAGTGTGATCACAGCACAGAATTTTAAACCGTttgaatgtttcttttccaaaatgatCCTGTTCGTCCACCACTTCTGTTACTTCTACTTAAGTATTAAGCCAGGAATAGCTCAAAGCTGTTCAAAATTTATCTTTGAGCAGGGCAGAGA harbors:
- the PID1 gene encoding PTB-containing, cubilin and LRP1-interacting protein isoform X1, encoding MWQPATERLQHFQTMLKTKLNVLTLRKEPLPTVIFHEPEAIELCTTTPLMKTRTHTGCKVTYLGKVSTTGMQFLSGCTEKPVIELWKKHTLTREDVYPANALLEIRPFQVWLHHLDLKGEATVHMDTFQVARIAYCTADHNVSPNIFAWVYREINDDLSYQMDCHAVECESKLEAKKLAHAMMEAFKKTFHSMKSDGRIHRNSSSEEVSHEFESDDG
- the PID1 gene encoding PTB-containing, cubilin and LRP1-interacting protein isoform X2; the encoded protein is MILQHFQTMLKTKLNVLTLRKEPLPTVIFHEPEAIELCTTTPLMKTRTHTGCKVTYLGKVSTTGMQFLSGCTEKPVIELWKKHTLTREDVYPANALLEIRPFQVWLHHLDLKGEATVHMDTFQVARIAYCTADHNVSPNIFAWVYREINDDLSYQMDCHAVECESKLEAKKLAHAMMEAFKKTFHSMKSDGRIHRNSSSEEVSHEFESDDG